In Myxocyprinus asiaticus isolate MX2 ecotype Aquarium Trade chromosome 32, UBuf_Myxa_2, whole genome shotgun sequence, one genomic interval encodes:
- the LOC127423493 gene encoding beta-1 adrenergic receptor-like has translation MGDGLPSVNLSNDSKRDTVDLNSPSAGVSEQWVVGMGILMGLIVFVIVVGNILVIVAIARNQRLQTLTNVFIVSLACADMIMGLLVVPFGAALEVRGTWMYGSFFCEFWISVDVLCVTASIETLCVIAIDRYMAIISPFRYQSLLTKARAKLVVCGVWAISALVSFPPILMHWSRDSEETSCYDNPECCDFVTNRAYAISSSVISFYIPLVVMIFVYARVYREAKKQLNKINKCEGRFHNNPGVTNCKPNRKRTTKILALKEQKALKTLGIIMGTFTLCWLPFFIVNVVRVFCADVVDKELFVFLNWLGYVNSAFNPIIYCRSPDFRKAFKRLLLCCPRQADRRLHVSSCDLSRCTGGFGNSMEQSMLGTWADCNGADSSDSSLERNGKLSHSESQL, from the coding sequence ATGGGAGACGGTTTACCGTCCGTAAACCTCAGTAATGACTCTAAACGTGACACAGTGGACCTTAACTCTCCAAGCGCTGGCGTATCAGAACAGTGGGTCGTGGGCATGGGGATCCTTATGGGTCTGATAGTGTTTGTTATTGTGGTGGGGAATATACTGGTTATAGTGGCCATAGCCCGGAATCAGAGACTCCAGACGCTCACCAACGTTTTCATCGTCTCTCTGGCGTGCGCAGACATGATCATGGGGTTGCTGGTGGTGCCATTTGGCGCGGCTTTGGAGGTCAGAGGAACCTGGATGTATGGATCCTTTTTCTGTGAATTCTGGATATCTGTTGATGTGCTCTGCGTCACGGCGAGCATTGAGACCCTCTGCGTAATTGCAATAGACAGGTATATGGCCATAATCTCTCCATTTCGTTATCAGAGCCTTTTAACAAAAGCAAGGGCCAAGTTGGTGGTGTGTGGAGTGTGGGCTATATCAGCTCTGGTCTCCTTTCCACCTATCCTAATGCACTGGTCCCGGGACAGCGAGGAGACATCCTGCTACGACAATCCTGAGTGCTGTGACTTCGTCACCAATCGCGCGTACGCCATCTCGTCCTCTGTTATATCCTTTTATATCCCTTTAGTAGTTATGATATTCGTTTACGCCAGGGTGTACAGAGAAGCCAAAAAACAACTGAACAAAATCAATAAATGCGAAGGAAGGTTTCACAACAACCCTGGTGTAACTAACTGCAAACCCAACAGAAAAAGAACAACAAAGATCCTGGCTTTAAAAGAGCAGAAGGCGCTGAAAACGCTTGGAATAATCATGGGAACATTTACTCTGTGTTGGCTGCCGTTTTTCATCGTTAACGTGGTGCGGGTCTTTTGCGCAGATGTGGTGGATAAGGAGCTCTTCGTGTTTTTGAACTGGCTGGGGTACGTGAACTCCGCGTTCAACCCGATCATTTATTGCCGGAGTCCGGACTTCAGGAAAGCCTTCAAGAGGCTGTTGTTGTGTTGCCCGAGGCAGGCGGACCGCAGGCTGCATGTGAGTTCGTGCGACCTGTCGCGCTGCACCGGAGGCTTTGGCAACTCAATGGAGCAAAGCATGCTCGGGACATGGGCGGACTGTAACGGCGCAGACAGCAGCGACTCCAGTCTGGAGAGGAACGGCAAACTGTCCCATTCCGAGTCACAGCTCTAA